Proteins encoded by one window of Halosolutus gelatinilyticus:
- a CDS encoding ABC transporter ATP-binding protein produces the protein MALLEGENLTKNFGGVLAVDDVSFSIDRGESVGLIGPNGAGKSTLFRLITGVHEPTEGRVFLDGDEITGADPHEICHRGLVKTHQIVRPFEHMTLLENATVGAEFGGREIDDPTERAYESLEFVGLDHLAHTNPDELSVGALKRLEIARVLATDPEVMLFDEVVGGLDTDETAEIVDLIGDIKESGKTIFLIDHVMRALMSVSERVFVLDNGQLIARGTPEEIQDDQRVIEAYLGTTADRDPAGAVGD, from the coding sequence ATGGCACTACTGGAAGGAGAGAACCTGACGAAGAACTTTGGGGGAGTCCTCGCCGTCGACGACGTCTCGTTCTCGATCGATCGCGGGGAATCGGTCGGGCTCATCGGCCCGAACGGGGCCGGCAAATCTACCCTGTTTCGCCTGATCACCGGCGTCCACGAACCGACCGAGGGGCGCGTTTTTCTCGACGGCGACGAGATCACCGGCGCGGACCCCCACGAGATCTGCCATCGGGGGCTCGTCAAGACCCACCAGATCGTCCGCCCGTTCGAGCACATGACCCTCCTCGAGAACGCGACCGTCGGCGCCGAGTTCGGCGGCCGCGAGATCGACGATCCGACCGAACGGGCCTACGAATCGCTCGAGTTCGTCGGTCTCGATCACCTGGCGCACACGAACCCCGACGAACTGAGCGTCGGCGCGCTCAAGCGCCTCGAGATCGCACGCGTGCTCGCGACCGATCCCGAAGTGATGCTGTTCGACGAGGTCGTGGGCGGGCTCGACACGGACGAGACGGCGGAAATCGTCGACCTCATCGGCGACATCAAAGAGAGCGGCAAGACCATCTTCCTCATCGATCACGTGATGCGGGCGCTGATGTCCGTGAGCGAACGGGTGTTCGTCCTCGACAACGGACAACTCATCGCCCGCGGCACGCCCGAAGAGATCCAGGACGATCAGCGCGTCATCGAGGCGTACCTCGGAACGACGGCCGATCGGGATCCGGCGGGCGCCGTGGGCGACTGA
- a CDS encoding ABC transporter ATP-binding protein, producing MTLLEVDAIDVAYGNVQVIWDVSFDVAEGETVALLGANGAGKTTVLKTICGPLTPETGAVRYRGTSIGDLDQDEVVPKGVVHVPEGREIFTQSTVAENLRLGAYTNPDEADERFSFVYDVFPRLEERTDQQAGTLSGGEQQMLAIGRGLMSDPDLILLDEASLGLAPVLVDDVFEAIGEITDRGTTVLIVEQDVNNALRVADRGYVLESGRISMSGPSDELASNDDLTATYLGG from the coding sequence ATGACGCTGCTCGAAGTCGACGCAATCGACGTCGCGTACGGTAACGTTCAGGTGATCTGGGACGTGAGCTTCGACGTCGCGGAGGGCGAAACGGTGGCGCTGCTCGGGGCCAACGGCGCGGGAAAGACCACGGTGCTGAAGACGATCTGCGGGCCGCTGACGCCCGAGACGGGAGCGGTCCGGTACAGGGGGACGTCGATCGGTGACCTCGATCAGGACGAGGTCGTTCCGAAAGGGGTCGTCCACGTCCCCGAAGGGCGCGAGATCTTCACACAGAGCACCGTCGCGGAGAACCTTCGCCTGGGCGCGTACACGAACCCCGACGAGGCGGACGAGCGGTTCTCGTTCGTCTACGACGTCTTCCCGCGTCTTGAGGAGCGCACGGACCAGCAGGCGGGGACCCTCTCGGGCGGCGAACAGCAGATGCTCGCGATCGGCCGGGGACTGATGAGCGATCCGGACCTGATCCTGCTCGACGAGGCCAGTTTGGGCCTCGCGCCGGTGCTCGTCGACGACGTGTTCGAGGCGATCGGGGAGATCACCGATCGCGGCACGACGGTCCTCATCGTCGAACAGGACGTCAACAACGCGCTTCGGGTCGCCGACAGGGGATACGTCCTCGAATCGGGCCGGATCTCCATGTCGGGTCCCAGCGACGAACTCGCCTCGAACGACGACCTCACGGCGACGTACCTCGGCGGGTGA
- a CDS encoding branched-chain amino acid ABC transporter permease: protein MAESERGSFVRALLSDRRRVAISIGAVLAFAAVPFVTERWLAQVFFRVLIFVILGVSWDLIGGYAGQISLGHAAFFGFGAYVSAWLTTPTRAGFSESVQSPVIVALIGGALAAGLLALAIGPAIFRLTGHYFAIGTLALAAIIERVLSNERGISGGSSGYFVNSSYDHELLFLLTLAITVATVLVSYYVVTSSWGLAMRAIHDDEAAASSLGINPLKYKLIAFGISSAMAGMAGGLYAQYTLYLNPADVLGIEWMVEALVVVVLGGMGTVTGPVLGAGLFVGLDQLLSEVASGYSTAIEGLLIILFMIYMPKGLYGVISDRVGEPSGGDPPSGSVPTPDETASD from the coding sequence ATGGCGGAGTCCGAACGGGGGAGCTTCGTCCGCGCGTTGCTCAGCGATCGTCGTCGAGTGGCGATCTCGATCGGCGCCGTGCTGGCGTTCGCGGCGGTGCCGTTCGTCACCGAGCGGTGGCTCGCGCAGGTCTTCTTCCGCGTGCTCATCTTCGTGATCCTCGGCGTCTCCTGGGATCTCATCGGCGGTTACGCTGGCCAAATCTCGCTCGGCCACGCCGCGTTCTTTGGGTTCGGTGCCTACGTCTCCGCCTGGCTGACGACGCCGACCCGAGCCGGTTTCTCCGAGTCGGTCCAGTCGCCGGTGATCGTGGCCCTCATCGGCGGCGCGCTCGCCGCGGGACTCCTAGCGCTCGCCATCGGCCCGGCTATCTTCCGACTGACCGGTCACTACTTCGCCATCGGGACGCTCGCGCTCGCGGCGATCATCGAGCGGGTCCTGTCGAACGAGCGCGGCATCTCCGGAGGGTCGAGCGGCTACTTCGTCAACTCGAGCTACGATCACGAGCTGCTGTTCCTGCTGACGCTGGCGATAACGGTCGCGACGGTGCTCGTCTCCTACTACGTCGTCACGAGTTCGTGGGGGCTGGCGATGCGGGCGATCCACGACGACGAGGCGGCGGCCAGCAGCCTCGGTATCAATCCGCTGAAGTACAAGCTGATCGCGTTCGGCATCTCCTCGGCCATGGCCGGGATGGCGGGCGGACTCTACGCCCAGTACACGCTGTACCTCAATCCGGCGGACGTGCTCGGCATCGAGTGGATGGTGGAAGCGCTCGTCGTCGTCGTCCTCGGCGGAATGGGGACGGTTACTGGACCCGTCCTGGGAGCCGGACTGTTCGTCGGACTGGACCAGCTCCTCAGCGAGGTGGCCAGCGGCTACTCGACGGCGATCGAGGGGCTGCTCATCATCCTCTTTATGATCTACATGCCGAAGGGGCTCTACGGTGTCATCTCCGATCGCGTCGGCGAACCGTCCGGCGGCGATCCGCCGAGCGGGAGCGTCCCCACCCCCGACGAAACGGCGAGCGACTGA
- a CDS encoding 3-hydroxyacyl-CoA dehydrogenase/enoyl-CoA hydratase family protein, which yields MPNDTVERVAVLGAGSMGHGIAELAALGGYDVTIRDIDEEIVAEGFENIEWSLEKLEEKGRIDEASDVVLSRISTTTDLAEAVDDADLVIEAVPERMDAKRDTFASVDEHAPEGAILASNTSSLSISEIAAATDRPDRVVGLHFFNPPVKMDLVEVTYGDETSDEAAETAFEWVESIDKTPIYVRKDVHGFVVNTVLVPYMEEAAWMLSNSETTIREADATMVYERGFPMGPFELNDFGGIDIGYHFRAESDQPVPPIVEEKVDAGDLGRKSGAGFYDYEGGETSETSQADGEAVDGAGVDYEPTDAGGYDALRTEAVMINKAAWLVGNDVATPEEIDIGCRLGGNFPEGMCRRADRVGLDVVLEKLEELSAEYDAERYDPADYLVDLVEEGRTGEDAGRGFFDYRVDPPYFYVDWELDGDGVLEITLDRQERLNSMSEDMFAEIDRLLSDVDVDEVSCVVFTGAGDRAFSSGADITGFTAGDPTDIMDPDDVFQTVYEFDRPTVAKIDGFCLGAGIELALACDIRVASADSTIGTPETTLGVIPAGGATQRLVRLVGEARTKEMVFRGMQFDAERAEEWGIVNHAVPEGELDEVVDDIVDDLVSGPPIALKAAKEVINDGQEASLESALAMEKHAFALLSTTDDMLEGVTAFRQNREPRFEGE from the coding sequence ATGCCGAATGACACTGTCGAGCGCGTAGCAGTGCTGGGTGCTGGTAGCATGGGCCACGGAATCGCCGAACTCGCCGCCCTCGGCGGGTACGACGTGACGATCCGCGACATCGACGAGGAGATCGTGGCGGAGGGCTTCGAGAACATCGAGTGGAGCCTCGAGAAACTCGAGGAGAAGGGACGCATTGACGAGGCGAGCGACGTCGTGCTGTCGCGCATCTCGACGACCACCGACCTCGCCGAGGCCGTCGACGACGCGGACCTCGTGATCGAGGCGGTTCCCGAGCGGATGGACGCCAAGCGCGATACGTTCGCCTCGGTCGATGAGCACGCGCCGGAGGGCGCGATCCTGGCGTCGAACACCTCGAGCCTCTCGATCTCGGAGATCGCGGCGGCGACCGACCGTCCCGATCGGGTCGTCGGCCTGCACTTTTTCAATCCGCCGGTGAAGATGGATCTCGTCGAGGTGACCTACGGCGACGAGACGAGCGACGAGGCGGCCGAAACCGCCTTCGAGTGGGTCGAGTCGATCGACAAGACGCCTATCTACGTCCGCAAGGACGTCCACGGTTTCGTCGTGAACACCGTCCTCGTCCCCTACATGGAGGAGGCGGCGTGGATGCTGTCGAACAGCGAGACGACGATCCGGGAGGCCGACGCCACGATGGTCTACGAGCGGGGCTTCCCGATGGGGCCGTTCGAACTCAACGACTTCGGCGGCATCGACATCGGCTACCACTTCCGCGCGGAGTCCGACCAGCCGGTTCCGCCGATCGTCGAGGAGAAGGTCGACGCCGGCGATCTCGGGCGAAAGAGCGGCGCCGGCTTCTACGACTACGAGGGCGGAGAGACGTCGGAGACGTCTCAGGCAGACGGCGAAGCCGTCGACGGCGCCGGCGTCGACTACGAGCCGACCGACGCTGGCGGGTACGACGCGCTCCGGACCGAGGCTGTGATGATCAACAAGGCGGCGTGGCTCGTCGGCAACGACGTGGCGACGCCCGAGGAGATCGATATCGGCTGCCGCCTCGGCGGGAACTTCCCCGAGGGGATGTGCCGCCGCGCCGATCGCGTCGGACTCGACGTCGTCCTCGAGAAACTCGAGGAACTCTCCGCCGAGTACGACGCCGAGCGCTACGACCCCGCCGACTACCTCGTCGACCTCGTCGAAGAGGGGCGGACCGGCGAGGACGCCGGGAGGGGCTTCTTCGACTACCGTGTCGACCCGCCGTACTTCTACGTCGACTGGGAGCTCGACGGCGACGGCGTCCTCGAGATCACCCTGGACCGCCAGGAGCGGCTGAACTCGATGTCGGAGGACATGTTCGCGGAGATCGACCGGCTACTCTCCGACGTCGACGTCGACGAGGTCTCCTGCGTCGTCTTCACCGGCGCGGGGGACCGCGCGTTCAGCTCCGGCGCGGACATCACCGGCTTCACCGCCGGCGACCCGACCGACATCATGGACCCCGACGACGTGTTCCAGACCGTCTACGAGTTCGACCGGCCCACGGTCGCGAAGATCGACGGCTTCTGTCTCGGCGCGGGCATCGAACTCGCGCTCGCCTGCGACATCCGCGTCGCGTCCGCGGACTCGACGATCGGGACGCCGGAGACGACCCTCGGCGTGATCCCCGCCGGCGGCGCGACGCAGCGCCTCGTCCGCCTCGTCGGCGAGGCACGGACGAAGGAGATGGTGTTCCGCGGAATGCAGTTCGACGCCGAACGGGCCGAGGAGTGGGGCATCGTCAACCACGCCGTCCCCGAAGGCGAACTCGACGAGGTCGTCGACGACATCGTGGACGACCTCGTCTCGGGGCCCCCGATCGCGCTCAAGGCCGCGAAGGAGGTCATCAACGACGGCCAGGAGGCGAGCCTCGAGTCGGCGCTCGCGATGGAGAAGCACGCGTTCGCGCTGCTCTCGACCACCGACGACATGCTCGAGGGCGTGACGGCGTTCAGACAAAACCGCGAGCCGCGGTTCGAGGGTGAGTGA
- a CDS encoding CoA-binding protein, protein MCLSDLFDPDGIAVVGASATPGKLGNDAMSNVEAYDGEVYPVNPLGSGTVYDYEFIESIAETDADLALCCVPRHVQPQVLEECGEAGVGAAVIFAGGFAETDGEGQELQDEIAAIADEYKITVLGPNTAGYAIPQDDLYGSFIPRIHEVGSGNVGIAAQSAGVAITLSFHLTREGYGVSAMFGLGNRVHTEFADVIPALDEDPRTEAIVLHVEGTVVVETLLAVCREAETPIVAYTVGEHDVADAPALDGPNVDAVARDENVDVVLVYEIYDDSLGYPVDELEALSADLDKPILLTVAGPHEALREERERMEAFGIPTFDTPERGARAVAALIRSISGGE, encoded by the coding sequence ATGTGCCTATCCGATCTCTTTGATCCGGACGGGATCGCTGTCGTCGGCGCCTCGGCGACGCCGGGCAAACTCGGAAACGACGCGATGTCCAACGTCGAGGCCTACGACGGCGAGGTCTATCCCGTCAACCCCCTGGGTTCCGGGACCGTTTACGACTACGAGTTCATCGAGTCGATCGCCGAGACCGACGCTGATCTGGCACTGTGTTGCGTGCCGCGTCACGTACAGCCGCAGGTCCTCGAGGAGTGCGGCGAGGCGGGCGTCGGCGCCGCCGTGATCTTCGCCGGCGGATTCGCTGAGACGGACGGCGAGGGCCAGGAACTCCAGGACGAGATCGCGGCGATCGCTGACGAGTACAAGATTACCGTCCTCGGCCCGAACACGGCCGGGTACGCGATCCCGCAGGACGACCTGTACGGCTCGTTCATCCCTCGCATCCACGAGGTCGGGAGCGGGAACGTCGGGATCGCCGCGCAGAGCGCCGGCGTCGCAATCACCCTGTCGTTTCACCTGACCCGCGAAGGGTACGGCGTCTCGGCGATGTTCGGCCTCGGCAACCGGGTGCACACCGAGTTCGCGGACGTGATCCCGGCGCTCGACGAGGATCCACGGACCGAGGCGATCGTCCTCCACGTCGAGGGGACGGTGGTCGTCGAGACCCTCCTCGCGGTCTGCCGGGAGGCCGAGACGCCGATCGTCGCGTACACGGTCGGCGAGCACGATGTCGCCGACGCGCCCGCACTGGACGGCCCGAATGTCGACGCCGTCGCGCGCGACGAGAACGTCGACGTCGTCCTCGTCTACGAGATCTACGATGATTCCCTCGGCTACCCCGTCGACGAACTCGAGGCGCTCTCGGCGGATCTCGACAAGCCGATCCTCCTCACGGTCGCCGGACCGCACGAGGCGCTGCGGGAGGAGCGCGAGCGAATGGAGGCCTTCGGGATTCCGACGTTCGACACGCCCGAGCGCGGAGCTCGGGCCGTAGCCGCACTCATCAGATCGATCTCGGGAGGAGAGTGA
- a CDS encoding ABC transporter substrate-binding protein, translating to MVNFSTERTRRSYIKSTGAVATAGLTAGCTLLDSDESNADITIATTIPMEGAFESMAEEMRQGYELGVAHIEETLGQEVEFLYESDESDPSVVRDRLLEMAGEADVIWGSFSSELVTAGSRIAEQEGIPFVAAYFAQEAPHRNENYEWTYAAFPKSRDVARSTVGLLELVPEDDRPTNVGIWEPNSDWGEEQSASWEETLDDAGYDVVLREQYEYGASDFTTLISRSANQDVEILLSVPTPPDGITMIQQMEDQGFSPEVIKFVRGADPTDWWNALEGNGEYVCMCPGWVPGLTDNGNEEMWSAYEDEYGLEDGEFIRTAVGGGYNVAQVTAQAIDAAGSTDPSDVQNALRSETFETVIGSFSFEDNGLPAEGELTAPTGQWLDGNQYTVYPDADDERAADFEYPVPAWSDR from the coding sequence ATGGTGAACTTTAGCACCGAGCGAACTAGGCGTTCGTATATCAAGTCGACCGGGGCGGTCGCGACCGCAGGGTTGACGGCCGGGTGTACGCTGCTGGATAGCGACGAGAGTAACGCCGACATCACGATCGCGACGACGATTCCGATGGAAGGGGCGTTCGAGTCGATGGCCGAGGAGATGCGACAGGGGTACGAACTCGGCGTCGCGCACATCGAGGAGACGCTCGGCCAGGAGGTCGAGTTTCTGTACGAGAGCGACGAGAGCGATCCGAGCGTCGTCAGGGATCGACTCCTGGAGATGGCCGGCGAGGCCGACGTGATCTGGGGGAGCTTCTCCAGCGAGCTGGTGACCGCGGGGAGCAGAATCGCGGAGCAGGAGGGAATTCCGTTCGTCGCCGCCTACTTCGCGCAGGAAGCCCCGCACCGAAACGAAAATTACGAATGGACGTACGCCGCGTTCCCGAAGTCCAGGGACGTCGCGCGATCGACCGTGGGGCTCCTCGAACTCGTTCCCGAGGACGATCGACCGACGAACGTCGGCATCTGGGAGCCCAACTCCGACTGGGGCGAAGAGCAGTCGGCGTCCTGGGAGGAGACGCTCGACGACGCGGGGTACGACGTCGTCCTTCGGGAGCAGTACGAGTACGGCGCGAGCGACTTCACGACGCTCATCTCCCGATCGGCCAACCAGGACGTCGAGATCCTCCTCTCGGTGCCGACGCCGCCGGACGGGATCACGATGATCCAGCAGATGGAGGATCAGGGCTTCTCGCCGGAGGTCATCAAGTTCGTCCGCGGGGCGGATCCCACCGACTGGTGGAACGCGCTCGAGGGCAACGGCGAGTACGTGTGCATGTGTCCGGGCTGGGTACCCGGGCTGACGGACAACGGAAACGAGGAGATGTGGAGCGCGTACGAGGACGAGTACGGGCTCGAGGACGGGGAGTTCATCCGCACGGCGGTCGGCGGCGGGTACAACGTCGCCCAGGTGACCGCCCAGGCGATCGACGCCGCGGGCTCGACCGATCCCTCGGACGTGCAGAACGCGCTCCGGTCGGAGACCTTCGAGACGGTCATCGGTTCGTTCAGCTTCGAGGATAACGGGTTGCCGGCCGAAGGGGAACTGACGGCGCCGACCGGGCAGTGGCTGGACGGAAACCAGTACACCGTCTACCCGGACGCCGACGACGAACGGGCCGCGGACTTCGAGTACCCGGTTCCGGCCTGGAGCGATCGATAG
- a CDS encoding SLC13 family permease produces MTRSEAIQTLRSPPLAFSLAALVGLATWSLGSGSTAASAANAPAAAPILAITLFCIVLWILTPVPPSYAGLIGIGLIAVTTSTDLALSGFQKPATWLIGFGLLMGEATRRSGLATEAGRWIAIRSVSDAVRSDSVRTYRRLLLALSLAAHALALFVPSSLVRILVVAPILRETGSLFESREARVGIYLGPLFATFYGSSGILTADLPNIIITGFGQSIAGHDVSWSEWLFQMYPVMGLTRVLLVVAVTYLLFRPSPNSSVDLPESGSDGLGPVERRMLGFLLVGALVWATDFVHGLHPVVGAVAVVVLAYLPGIGVVDFDAVGTDVDFSILFFIAAVFAIGDGLTETGFTDEAATHLLDFVPTGAPLAVILACVFFITFALAFLMEGLAVASVLTPILIPYAEAAGLPLTPVLMAETMALSSYFFPYQSAVLIVILAEGDIETRELIKTTVACSVATILLLLPLQLGLFGLLY; encoded by the coding sequence ATGACTCGTTCGGAAGCGATCCAGACGCTCCGATCGCCGCCGCTGGCGTTCTCCCTGGCGGCGCTCGTCGGCCTCGCGACGTGGTCGCTCGGCTCCGGATCGACCGCGGCGTCGGCCGCGAACGCGCCTGCGGCCGCGCCGATCCTCGCGATCACCCTCTTTTGTATCGTCCTCTGGATCCTGACACCCGTTCCGCCCTCGTATGCGGGCCTGATCGGCATCGGGCTGATCGCCGTCACTACTTCGACTGACCTGGCGCTCTCAGGCTTTCAGAAGCCGGCGACGTGGCTCATCGGGTTCGGGTTGCTGATGGGCGAGGCGACGCGTCGGAGCGGACTCGCGACGGAGGCGGGTCGGTGGATCGCGATCAGGAGCGTCTCCGACGCGGTTCGGTCCGATTCCGTTCGGACGTACCGTCGGCTCCTCCTCGCGCTGTCGCTCGCGGCTCACGCGCTCGCCCTGTTCGTTCCGTCCTCGCTCGTGCGCATCCTCGTCGTGGCCCCCATCCTCCGGGAGACCGGATCGCTCTTCGAGTCCCGGGAGGCTCGCGTCGGGATCTACCTCGGCCCGCTGTTCGCCACATTCTACGGGTCGTCCGGCATCCTGACCGCCGACCTCCCGAACATCATCATCACCGGGTTCGGCCAGTCGATCGCCGGGCACGACGTCTCCTGGTCCGAGTGGCTGTTTCAGATGTATCCGGTCATGGGCCTCACCCGCGTCCTGCTCGTCGTCGCCGTCACGTACCTCCTCTTTCGGCCGTCGCCCAATTCGAGCGTCGATCTGCCCGAGTCCGGATCCGACGGCCTCGGGCCGGTCGAACGGCGCATGCTCGGGTTTCTGCTCGTCGGCGCGCTCGTCTGGGCGACGGATTTCGTTCACGGCCTCCACCCGGTGGTCGGTGCGGTGGCCGTCGTCGTGCTCGCGTACCTTCCGGGAATCGGCGTCGTCGACTTCGACGCGGTCGGCACCGACGTCGACTTCTCCATCCTGTTTTTCATCGCCGCCGTGTTCGCCATCGGCGACGGACTCACGGAGACCGGGTTCACGGACGAGGCGGCCACGCACCTCCTCGACTTCGTACCGACCGGCGCGCCGCTCGCGGTGATCCTCGCGTGCGTGTTCTTCATCACCTTCGCGCTCGCGTTTCTGATGGAGGGATTGGCCGTCGCGAGCGTCCTCACGCCGATCCTGATCCCGTACGCGGAGGCGGCGGGACTCCCGTTGACGCCCGTCCTGATGGCTGAGACGATGGCCTTGAGTTCGTACTTCTTCCCCTACCAGTCGGCGGTTCTCATCGTCATCCTGGCCGAGGGGGACATCGAGACGCGCGAGCTGATCAAGACGACGGTGGCGTGTTCGGTCGCGACGATCCTGCTCTTGCTTCCCCTCCAGCTCGGCCTGTTCGGCCTCCTCTACTGA
- a CDS encoding branched-chain amino acid ABC transporter permease, with the protein MVSPELAFESLLNGLLIGGIYAVAALGLSLVFGIMDVVNLAHGHMLMAGAYVGILLFAATGITPLVGMLLAAGVLFAFGVFLQRVLLERVVDEGIEQPIIVLFGLALVLQSVARIVLGSEPQRASIGIPGSSIPVGPAVLSFSRVVTFGVSVTLIVGVWAFLRYTTTGLAIRATAQNTDAAQYMGIDTGRIYIITLGLGTALAGAAGALLSILFPFTPYAGWSYLLKAFAVVVLGGVGSVIGTLVGGLVLGVSENVGVLFVGGGYRDLISFSIFLAVLLVRPQGLFGTSGGEE; encoded by the coding sequence ATGGTTTCACCAGAACTCGCATTCGAGTCGTTGCTAAACGGACTTCTCATCGGGGGAATCTACGCCGTCGCCGCGCTCGGCCTCTCGCTCGTGTTCGGCATCATGGACGTCGTCAACCTCGCCCACGGGCACATGCTCATGGCGGGCGCGTACGTCGGCATTCTGCTGTTCGCCGCGACCGGGATCACCCCGCTCGTGGGCATGCTGCTCGCGGCCGGAGTGCTGTTCGCGTTCGGGGTGTTCCTGCAGCGCGTCCTGCTTGAGCGCGTGGTCGACGAGGGGATAGAACAGCCGATCATCGTCCTCTTCGGACTCGCGCTCGTCCTCCAGAGCGTCGCGCGAATCGTCCTCGGTAGCGAGCCCCAGCGAGCGAGCATCGGAATCCCCGGCTCGAGCATCCCGGTGGGCCCCGCTGTGCTGTCGTTCTCGCGGGTCGTCACATTCGGCGTCTCGGTCACCCTGATCGTCGGGGTCTGGGCGTTCCTCAGGTACACGACGACGGGACTCGCGATCCGAGCGACCGCACAGAACACCGACGCGGCTCAGTACATGGGCATCGACACCGGCAGGATCTACATCATCACGCTCGGCCTCGGAACGGCGCTGGCGGGCGCGGCCGGCGCACTGCTGTCGATACTGTTTCCCTTCACGCCGTACGCGGGCTGGTCGTACCTGCTCAAGGCGTTCGCCGTGGTCGTCCTCGGGGGCGTGGGAAGCGTCATCGGGACGCTCGTCGGCGGGCTGGTTCTCGGAGTCTCGGAGAACGTCGGCGTGCTCTTCGTCGGCGGCGGATACCGGGACCTGATCAGTTTCAGCATCTTTCTGGCCGTCCTCCTGGTGCGACCCCAGGGACTGTTCGGCACCTCGGGAGGTGAGGAGTGA
- a CDS encoding acyl-CoA thioesterase, whose amino-acid sequence MSFTHTWTVRFSDTDPFGIAHYPRMIDAIHETSDAFMEHVGVPYWELTEEHGLGLPLVSMEFDFTGQVRSGDRVTIELTPEVGESSVRFDYVATHDGDTVFEGTEYRVCVPVDGDGGVPVPDDLRAAIESAAE is encoded by the coding sequence ATGAGTTTCACGCACACGTGGACCGTCCGCTTTTCGGATACGGATCCGTTCGGCATCGCCCACTACCCGCGCATGATCGACGCGATTCACGAGACGTCGGACGCGTTCATGGAACACGTCGGCGTTCCGTACTGGGAACTGACCGAGGAACACGGCCTCGGCCTGCCACTCGTTTCGATGGAGTTCGACTTCACGGGCCAGGTCCGCAGCGGCGACCGGGTTACGATCGAACTGACTCCGGAGGTCGGCGAGTCGAGCGTCCGGTTCGACTACGTCGCAACCCACGATGGTGACACCGTCTTCGAGGGGACGGAGTATCGAGTCTGCGTCCCGGTCGACGGCGACGGCGGCGTTCCGGTTCCGGACGATCTCAGAGCGGCCATCGAAAGCGCGGCCGAGTGA
- a CDS encoding thiolase C-terminal domain-containing protein — MGAATRNVAIVGGGHAKWGERDATWKDLAQEGGKATFDAVPDIGPEDIEGLFVGTVQPERFAYQTHVAPMVAELLGIDVDAMIARTELACASGQAALRYAWLAIAAGQLDCALVLGVEKMNLGRERMPEMQGSMSNVLDREFDGVNGLTAPPFFAWYAQRHMHEHGTTRDQLSLVAAKNKNNAATTDFAQFRTEVDPADVTESPEIAPPLHLYDCSGITDGAAGTILMSEEKAREVTDTAAWIVGSGQSSMAGNSINNLPSFSGWPQARTASRTAYEQAGIEDPLAEIDVAEVHDCFSISEIIEYEELGFADRGEGGQFIEDGRSRLDGDVAVNPRGGLLGCGHPLGATGVSQALEITNQFKGTVPRDRLVDGAETGLIHNLSGSGSVHSVMVFDRDPK, encoded by the coding sequence GTGGGCGCCGCGACTCGAAACGTCGCCATCGTCGGCGGCGGACACGCGAAGTGGGGGGAGCGCGACGCGACCTGGAAGGACCTCGCCCAGGAGGGCGGGAAGGCGACGTTCGACGCCGTCCCCGACATCGGCCCCGAGGATATCGAGGGGCTGTTCGTCGGCACGGTCCAGCCCGAGCGCTTCGCCTACCAGACCCACGTCGCGCCGATGGTGGCCGAACTGCTCGGGATCGACGTCGACGCGATGATCGCCCGGACCGAACTGGCCTGCGCGAGCGGCCAGGCCGCGCTCCGGTACGCGTGGCTCGCCATCGCGGCCGGCCAGCTCGACTGTGCGCTCGTACTCGGCGTCGAGAAGATGAACCTCGGCCGCGAGCGCATGCCGGAGATGCAGGGGTCGATGTCGAACGTCCTCGATCGCGAGTTCGACGGCGTCAACGGACTCACCGCGCCGCCGTTTTTCGCGTGGTACGCCCAGCGCCACATGCACGAGCACGGGACGACCCGCGACCAGCTCTCGCTGGTGGCCGCGAAGAACAAGAACAACGCCGCGACGACTGACTTCGCGCAGTTCCGGACGGAGGTCGATCCGGCGGACGTCACGGAGTCGCCCGAGATCGCACCGCCGCTGCACCTCTATGACTGCAGCGGGATCACCGACGGCGCGGCCGGCACGATCCTGATGAGCGAGGAGAAGGCCCGCGAGGTCACCGACACCGCGGCCTGGATCGTCGGCAGCGGCCAGTCCTCGATGGCGGGGAACTCGATCAACAACCTTCCCTCGTTCAGCGGGTGGCCCCAGGCCCGGACTGCCTCGCGGACGGCCTACGAGCAGGCGGGCATCGAGGACCCGCTCGCGGAGATCGACGTCGCGGAGGTCCACGACTGCTTCTCGATCAGCGAGATCATCGAGTACGAGGAGCTGGGCTTCGCCGATCGCGGCGAGGGCGGCCAGTTCATCGAGGACGGCCGGAGCCGCCTCGACGGCGACGTCGCGGTCAACCCCCGCGGCGGCCTCCTCGGCTGTGGCCACCCCCTCGGCGCGACGGGCGTCTCGCAGGCGCTCGAGATAACCAACCAGTTCAAGGGCACCGTCCCGAGAGACAGGCTCGTCGACGGCGCCGAAACCGGCCTCATCCACAACTTAAGCGGAAGCGGGTCGGTCCACAGCGTGATGGTCTTCGACCGTGATCCGAAATGA